From Tiliqua scincoides isolate rTilSci1 chromosome 2, rTilSci1.hap2, whole genome shotgun sequence, the proteins below share one genomic window:
- the LOC136642035 gene encoding inhibin beta E chain-like — protein sequence MAPTCSLQGSRTPLATLTLLWASLAWIEGKPACPSCRMPPLDSSAEKAFLVEVAKQQILQKLNLSERPNITHPVPRAAVANALRRLHMDKARMDGLGHFSNWENPKTDEQGYDIISFAEAEPSGLLQFQLTHTKGQDLHILQAQLWLYLKAHRNITLEVFLAGHRQAALGRQQLGSKGSGWQTISLMPAMQHVFEQEEKTLHLELQCHGCHPNITTLVTATSSSHQPFLVVKATKQEPGHRVAKRSLNCDQNSEVCCRKDYYIDFRDIGWNDWIVKPEGYQINYCMGECPMHLAGAPGMAASFHTTVFNLVKANKIQAAGRSCCVPTQRRALSLLYFDRNNNIIKIDIPDMVVDACGCS from the exons ATGGCTCCTacctgcagcctccagggcagCCGGACTCCTCTGGCTACGCTGACCCTATTATGGGCTTCTCTGGCCTGGATAGAAGGAAAACCTGCATGCCCTTCTTGTAGGATGCCCCCTCTGGACTCCAGTGCTGAGAAAGCCTTCCTAGTTGAAGTGGCCAAGCAGCAGATCCTGCAGAAGCTGAACCTGAGTGAGAGGCCCAACATCACCCACCCCGTGCCTCGTGCAGCGGTGGCCAACGCCTTGCGGCGACTTCACATGGACAAAGCCCGGATGGACGGACTTGGGCACTTCTCCAACTGGGAGAACCCTAAGACAGATGAACAGGGGTATGATATCatcagttttgcagaggcag AGCCTTCCGGGCTACTACAGTTCCAACTCACCCATACCAAAGGCCAAGACTTGCATATCCTCCAGGCCCAGCTGTGGCTGTACCTCAAGGCCCATCGAAATATTACCTTAGAGGTATTTCTTGCCGGGCATCGGCAAGCGGCGCTGGGGAGGCAACAGCTGGGTAGCAAGGGTAGCGGTTGGCAAACCATCTCCCTCATGCCAGCCATGCAGCATGTCTTTGAGCAGGAAGAGAAAACCCTCCACCTGGAGCTGCAGTGTCATGGCTGCCATCCAAACATCACCACTTTAGTGACTGCCACCAGCAGCTCCCACCAGCCCTTCCTGGTGGTTAAGGCAACAAAACAGGAGCCTGGGCATCGAGTCGCCAAACGTAGCCTGAACTGTGACCAGaactctgaagtctgctgcagaaAAGACTATTACATTGACTTTCGGGACATTGGCTGGAATGACTGGATTGTTAAACCGGAAGGTTATCAGATAAACTATTGCATGGGCGAGTGCCCCATGCATCTGGCTGGTGCCCCTGGCATGGCAGCCTCCTTCCACACCACTGTCTTCAACTTGGTCAAAGCCAACAAGATCCAGGCTGCTGGCCGCTCTTGCTGCGTCCCTACCCAGAGACGCGCCCTTTCTCTGCTCTACTTTGACCGCAACAACAACATCATCAAAATAGACATTCCTGACATGGTCGTTGATGCTTGTGGTTGCAGCTAA